The following DNA comes from Micromonospora chokoriensis.
GTGCGCGTACTCGGCGGCGTAGAGGCTGGTGAACCACCCCTCGTCGCGCTCTGCTGGTGGACCCACCCGAACCCCCACTGCCTCGGCGTCTCTCACCCTGACTTGTGTCGCAGAGGGCCTGAGGATTACCGCGTGGCCGATGATCAATGGTCGAGTGGTCAGCCGACCTCGCGGACCAGGCGATACAGGTCGTGGCGGACCGTCGGCCAGTCATCGCCAACCGCATGCCGGACGGCACTCACCGCGTCGAGCGCTGCCAACCCGCTACCTGTCGCCGCGTACAGGGCGTGGACGGCCGAGGAACCGCTGCGCACGTCGACGTCCTGCACTGTGAGGCGGTGGACGACCCTCAATCGGGCCTCCTCGTCCAGGCTCACGCCCTGCTCGACGGCGTCCGCCACCTGCCGCACGAGGTCGTCGTCGCTGAACCTGAACCGGGTGGTGACCGCCCGCACGGCAAGCGCCAGCGCCGTCCGCCGTACCTCTTCCGGCGCGGCCCGCAGCCGCGCGTCGAGGTCGGGCTCGTCGTACCCGAAGTTCGAGGGCGGCCTCGGATCGGGCGGGATCGAGCCGAGGCGTACCGTCACCCATGGACCGGCCTGCGGATCGGCGCCCTCGTCGCCGACCCACTCGGCGGGCAGCCGTACGCCGGTCCGCCGCTCGACGAACGCCATCGCCGCGGCAGTCACCTGGCCGGTGCCCCGCGCGGCGCGCACGTCGGCCAGGTCGTCGTCGAACGCCGCCGGGTCATCCCCGTGCCGCCGGTCCGGGTCGTTCATGTCCATCCAGGCGAGCACCTTGCCGTACACCGCGTAGGTGAGGCCGCCATTGCCGTTGACGGTCCAGTCGACCGTGTGCACCCGCAGGCCGTCGCTGGCCCAACGCAGCACCTCAGGTCGGCTCAGCGCACAGCCGTTGTCCTGGAAAATCACCACGTTCGGGCCGATCTGGGCCAGGTCGGCGAGCTCGCCCGACTGGCTGTCACCCGGCTCCACGCGCCTGGCCCGAAGGCGCGCGATGACACCGTCGACGGTGGCCTCGGCGCTCGCCGGCTGCACGACGGCCCAGGTCAACCCCTCGGCGAGCCAATCACGATCGGCCAGGAAGTCGTCGTAGTAACGCACCATGTCCGACACCATCCGAACACGCTACGACGGTCATGATTCCTGTGGGCCCCCACGAGCTAGCAGGCGGGTTCGGCGGTACGACAGGCCGAC
Coding sequences within:
- a CDS encoding DUF6461 domain-containing protein, with translation MVSDMVRYYDDFLADRDWLAEGLTWAVVQPASAEATVDGVIARLRARRVEPGDSQSGELADLAQIGPNVVIFQDNGCALSRPEVLRWASDGLRVHTVDWTVNGNGGLTYAVYGKVLAWMDMNDPDRRHGDDPAAFDDDLADVRAARGTGQVTAAAMAFVERRTGVRLPAEWVGDEGADPQAGPWVTVRLGSIPPDPRPPSNFGYDEPDLDARLRAAPEEVRRTALALAVRAVTTRFRFSDDDLVRQVADAVEQGVSLDEEARLRVVHRLTVQDVDVRSGSSAVHALYAATGSGLAALDAVSAVRHAVGDDWPTVRHDLYRLVREVG